One Engraulis encrasicolus isolate BLACKSEA-1 chromosome 4, IST_EnEncr_1.0, whole genome shotgun sequence genomic window, caCGTTTGCTCCACACCGCAGTATGTAGTGGCTAATCATTATGTCAAATgcctggcagtgattggcaccgcatggccacgggtggagcattcggaggggaaacGGTTTTATGGGCGGGACAGAGGGAGGAGCCGGCCGGGTCAATGGTGCCTCAACCCTCCTCCCATCCTTacctgtcctcccctcctcccttacctgtcctccccctccacctcccttccACCCTGACTTGCACTCCCCAGTGGGGCAGATGGTGCAGTGAGCACTTACttgccttcccctcccctctcctctccccatgtgAACCATTCCGGCCTTCCGACAGAGTCCAGTGAATGAGCAGCGAAAGGaaggtagagacagacagacagacaagacaagacaagacaagaggggaATCTCTCAGAGTAGGTCCACCTAGAGCAACACTACCACCCTCTCGGCACAGCCCATCAGCATCATCATAATGATGtctgcattttgtagtttttttgttttgttttttgtttttttgtagtttttcccctctcCCAACGCCTCTTTACCCACCCCACCATTGTGGCAAATGGCTCAGGTGAACGCGCATgtgccatacgtgtgtgtgtgtgtgtggcttgtgtctGTACAGCCAATGAGTCAGCCACCTCAgcctgatcacacacacaggacttttGTCGATTTATTAAAGGCATACATgggatacattttttttttgcacttacTTAAATCCACAAATTATAGAGATAGATTATTTGTCCGTAGGCAGTTCTCCCAAAAGCCAATCTTCATTCaggattatcttttttttttttacttaaaaaatTTCTGAAGTGTGCACTGAATTTGCTTTTGTGTGCACAGTGGTGCTACTGTGAAGGCAACCTTTTTTTAGCAGCTTATTTCTTGGTAGATGTAAGTCATTGCCAATAATCGGGTGTGTTAATTTGGATTGTAATTCAGTTCTCAGTAGTTTTTGTGCCAAACCTTGGTCCTGGCCGCAAAAGGGACTCTTTCCTACACTCcaacgttttttttgtatttgttatttttatcattatttatGTTGTTTATTTGACTGAAAACTCAAAACAAAATGCACGACAGCATTATTTTTTTGCAAATCCATTTTGGGTTTTCCTCCTGCTCATGGTTCGAAACATTGTCTTATTTTACTGTTTTAAATGTAGATGTTGAACTGTATGTCATATATGAACTGTATAAaggtaataaatataaaaataaaccaCACAAGCTTGACATTTCCTAAAGCCTGCTTCAATACAGTACTTTTATGGTGTTACAGAGATGTTTTTTCAATGATAAATGATTAATCATATTATATATGTCTTTGGTGGCAGACAACCATTGCATAAGATGCGAGGGGGCTatatgttagcctgattatcatcgactttcaaatctcttcgatttACAACAATTagcatttaattattatttaattattaattagcattaacaattagcatttcccaaacatttcccaaatggcctcccttggtttgctgatgattgtttgcttcccaacaaagtgggaggaggtcccgtatttgcgggaaatGAGAAAGTAcctgcattgactcttgacctgactggtagcaacgctgaagctgttgcgtcactaggagggcacagcctggcacagcctgtatatgtctatgtatgCACTGCTTTTCCATGTATGGTCTGATGAACATGTCCTCACGCCTACCCATAGTAACCTACTCAGTCACTACAATCCATACATACCAAGCATAACATTAATTTGTATTACTATtgtaaatattttattattattattactttatttggCACACCTCCTTAAAATGCAAAATCCTTTACCTTACCATTTTTATGCACCCATGTTAAATGCACATAGTTAACCTACCATACCGCTTTACTAGTGTGGTGCCTGGTTAACCCCTCCTTGCTTCACACTGGCCCAGAACTGCTGACCAAGCCTACATCCTATTTGTGTATGGTCCACTAGTGTCAATGCACTTGACCCTCTGTGCACAGCCCTGAGACTGAGAGATGACGAACATAAAGGGAACACACCCACCCAGATGCCTAAGTCCAACCTCTTGAGGGTCAGGCATGACTGCTTCTATAATATAACATGAGTAATGGCCCCTCACTCCTTCACCAAGCCTAAGGCAGAGCTGGTTTTAGGAGGcctagagtgcgttacaatatgcgaccttgcctcctccacttgtgcttgtagcttcgccccgcctcctggccatcctccgtggagaaaacgatagttttcccagctgtcagcctagccacaacaacttttgagggactgtttttcattcaccatcccaattgcaaatgagaaaaagactacaatagagcttttgcaagatgtcatcatggcatattacttcctggtacgaggagacgagcacaagtggaggaggaaaggttgcatattgtaacgcactcctagCCTAGCCACATGCCTTGACTGATCAGTTGTCACCCACTAATGCTACATTGTTTAAAAAATGGAGGGATGGTCAGCATGTTTCTGCACAAGGCACATTGTGAAAACGGAAGGTAGGAGAATGATAAATAAATGTTGCATTCTTTAATCCACTGTGTACTCCGTAATATTCATATACCatttgcagtcatgggtgagcggttagggcgtcagacttgtggctcaaaggttgccggttcgactcccgacccgccaggttagtggggggagtaattaaccagtgctttcccccatcctcctgcatgactgaggtaccctgagcatgttagcctaccgtcccgccacactgctcccttgcccttgggacgccattgggggctgcccccttggacgggtgaggcataaatgcaattttgttgtgtgcagtgaacatttgagtgctgtggagtgctgtcacaatgtcccaatcgggctttcacttcacttttttgcCAGATCACTGCCACCCTGTGGTGACTCTGTGGAGGTGTCTGCAGTGCAAAAGGCAAGGTAAGGTTTTATTTATGACCTGGAAGACTGcagtagggggaaaaaaaggctTATCAGAGTTTCGGCACTGTAAGAACTCGGCCATTGTTGGCATAAACAAAGGGACAAGGACAGATCCTTACCTTCAGAGTGAGATTGCCCTACGTAACAAAAGCAAACATGACTGCTCTGTGGTTTAGTGCCGGAGCTGACCACTAGGGGGACACTGGAGCAGTGTCCGAACGACTACTGGACTACTGGACTACTGCTTTGAATATTCTCAAAGAAGTCCCGTTGTTCACAGCTAAACAGTATAGATATAGGATGACCTTGATGAATGAGAATGCTCACAGACATGTGGAGCAATGTATAGTGGTATGGtccactatgagagagagagagagagagagagagagagagcatcagacAGATGCTCGATATTTCTACTGACCCACGAGACCCCGGCTACAACAGaccacttcagcaccatggacaggtcATGAGGTGGACTCCACAGGTGAGTAGGTGGGTAGCACTGTCTCATTATACATATACATGTTTAGGGCCAGAATGCTCTTTTGCCCATCCAGTCTACCAACGAAGCAGCTGCAGTATACTCTCAGCACGGGGAATTCAGTATTTATGCACATCAacctacacacagatgcacatcaCAACTATATACTATAATCTCTTTGGACGAAACtaggtaaatgtttacaaaaaatCTGATGAGGGCCGAGTCTTTTGCAaatcaaaatgtaggcctacatcacagtaacaagatgtattattattattattattattattattattattattattatttgtcgtTTTACTTATAGTCACTAAGGGTGTGCAATACTTGTCTAATTTTATAAGTTTTTAATAAGTTAAGAATAAGCCTCCTGCATTGTCTACAAAATGCTTCTGTTTTGCTGATACAATAGTTTACACTGccgttttgtttgctttttttcatTATTGGGCAGGTTGTTTGGACAGCTAGTTCATGGGGTGAGAggttaaaaaatacatttaaaaaaaaaaaaagttggcctatgaaagaaagaaagttgtGACTGCGCAGAGGCAGCGACGCCTGCAGGAGACATGCAGCAAAACGTTCGAGTTCGATTGCATCGGTATTCAAGTACTCTTGCCTTCAGTGATGCTGCCAATTGATTAGTTTCGCCTGATACAATTTGATTTACTGAACTCACGAGCGACCTTTGGAAGACTGTTGTTGTCGTGAAATCAACCCTTTGTGTACATTTTTTGACGTACGAAGACTATGTCACGACTGCTACTTTTGTCCTCGGAATGGTTGCACGTCAGATACAAAGACTGCCCTGGACGATTTCGCTCTTATCCTTTGTGGACATCCCAATCCAACAACACGGGGAAGCTGTGTAAAAGAGTTGTTTACCAACAGCCAACAAGAGCCTACACAGGAAGAAATACACGACCGATCGTACACCAGTTGTTTACCAAAACAAGATCGAGGTTTTGGATTATTGGTATAGGCGCAGGGTTTGCTTTAGCGCTCGGGTTAAAACACCTTGCCTATCACGAACCTTGCAATGCAGAGGCAGTCTCCCTGTCTCAGACTGACTTGAAATATGCCGAAGCCATAAACATTAGTAGAGACCTGGTTCGACGGATAAAGGTACAGGTATAGAGGGAGCCATACTTATATTTGGAAATTTCACTATACCTTCCATGTTAATTTAACCTTGTCTAATCAGCATGCCTTCTCATCTTGCTCGTGTGTGTATGAGGAAGGATGAAGTCGGAGCCCCGGGCATGGTCATCGGAGTCTCAGTGGATGGCACGCAGGTCTGGAGTGAAGGTGTGTTGGGAAGTGGGCCCTGCTTGCTGTATGTAGGCCCCCTAGCCTCATCGGCAGGCACAAGTCTTAGGCTTACATCATGAATTTGGGCtttctgtccatctttctctctctcactcactctctctctctctcactcactcacacacactcactcactcacacacacacactcactcactcactcactcactcactcactcactcactcactcactcacacacacacacacacacacacacacacacacacacacacacacacacacacacacacacacacacacatactttgtctGCCTGTTGCTGTGTTCAGATATTCTGTTTTTAGGGTGTCAGTGTTTTGCTAGTTGCCTATTATCAAAAGTGCTTTATGTggcaagtctgatgaagagcgaccaGCTCGAAAGCGCAACACGAgagcagtgtgcagacattcatcTTTGTTACTACAGTGTTCTGGCCTTTTGTCAtacacctgcgtcttggatgtgcgcaccactaacctactgtcCATTATTACCACAGGAATGGGTTATGCTGATCTGGAGAACCGCGTGCCTTGTTGCCCGGAGACGGTGATGCGCATCGCCAGCATCAGCAAGCCCCTGACGGCCGCGGCCGCCGCGCGCCTGGTGGAGGAGGGGAAGCTGGACCTGGACGCCCCCGTGCAGAAATACGTCCCCGAGTTCCCCGAGAAGACCTTCGAAGGAGAACCTGTAAGTtagagtttctcaacgggggcagtacagccccccagggggcgttggggagctctagaaagatacagctgagaaagatacagctgagagggggtggtgcttagtttccattggggggcatttagtccatgtcttttttttattattaacggggggcgttgtcaggc contains:
- the lactb gene encoding serine beta-lactamase-like protein LACTB, mitochondrial isoform X3, with translation MSRLLLLSSEWLHVRYKDCPGRFRSYPLWTSQSNNTGKLCKRVVYQQPTRAYTGRNTRPIVHQLFTKTRSRFWIIGIGAGFALALGLKHLAYHEPCNAEAVSLSQTDLKYAEAINISRDLVRRIKDEVGAPGMVIGVSVDGTQVWSEGMGYADLENRVPCCPETVMRIASISKPLTAAAAARLVEEGKLDLDAPVQKYVPEFPEKTFEGEPVTITPRLILSHLSGIRHYEKDAKKVREDKEKAKRLVKIPDKAEKEEKKEEKEKAEDESTSKDKSKDKKKKKEFEQEEYYLKDRFESVIQALDLFKNDPLIYKPGSTFLYSTHAFTLLSAVVERAAGHRFLDHMAKMFRELGMLNTIPDENDPIIYHRSR